The sequence TTTTCACGCACCAACCATGTCCTTTCCCGTTGCCGGTACTTTAATGATCGAGCCCACAGAGTCTGAAAGCCAAACAGAATTAGACCGGTTCTGTGATGCCATGATCGCGATTCGGCAAGAAGTCGCACGCGTACAAAATGGTGAGCTACCACGAGACAACAACCCGTTGTGTAACGCCCCCCATACGCTCGACGACGTATTCAATCCAAACTGGGACCATCCCTACAGCCGCGAAGAAGCATCGCGGCCTTTGCCTTACTTAAAACACCACAAAGTATGGCCCAGCGTTAACCGAATCGATAACGTGTACGGCGATCGAAATCTTATTTGTTCGTGCCCTACAATAGAATCTTATTCAAGCGAGTAATATTCGCCATTAGCGGCCTAAGCGAGAGGCAAAAAATGAAATCTACGCAAACCTATTGGAATCCACTTGATACTTCACATTCGGGCCAATGGAAAGCCGTTGATGGTTCCAATGGAAATATTTTAGAGCTCACGATTGCTGAAGACCCTATTACGGGTGATTACACTCGGCTGACCCAATTCAAAAACGGTTACTCTACAGAGTGTTTTGGTGCTAAAAGCCATGATTACCCAGAAGAAATATTTATTGTATCGGGTAGGGTTTATGATCAAGCCTTTGAACAATGGCTTGAAACTGGTACCTATGCAAGCAGGCCGCCCGGCGAAGTTCATGGGCCCTTTATTGCTGATGGCGATGTCCTTATCATGGAAATGTC is a genomic window of Teredinibacter purpureus containing:
- a CDS encoding cupin domain-containing protein, coding for MKSTQTYWNPLDTSHSGQWKAVDGSNGNILELTIAEDPITGDYTRLTQFKNGYSTECFGAKSHDYPEEIFIVSGRVYDQAFEQWLETGTYASRPPGEVHGPFIADGDVLIMEMSFPSQSIHNN